GTCACTGATAATTGCTGATTGTCGGTATTTCTGCAAATGTGAGATGCACCCGGGTTTTCATCGCAACAGGGAATCCTTGGCATAATCTGATTTCCCTCCTGTTTTACTCAGCAGACGGATATTTTCAATCAGGATTGATTTTTCTAACGCTTTAGCCATATCGTATAAAGTCAAGGCTGCCACAGATACCGCCGTTAAAGCCTCCATTTCTACCCCTGTTTCCGATTTTGTCACCACTTCTGCGCGAATTTCGTAGCCGGGTAACTCTGCTTTCGGGATAATCTGAACATTGATTTTTTGCAGGGGTAAGGGATGGCAAAGGGGAATTAAACAGGAAGTTTGTTTGGCCGCCATAATTCCCGCTAGTCTGGCCGTCCCTAAAACGTCACCTTTAGGCGCATTTCCCTGTTCTATGGCTTCAAAAGTCGTTTTTAGCATTCTCACTTGTCCTAGGGCGATAGCAGTGCGTTTAGTGGGCATTTTCTCCGATACATCCACCATCTGGGCCTGGCCTTGGCCATCGAGATGAGATAATTTTTCTTTACCCTCTTGCGTCATTGAATGAACCTGTGCTATATTGGTTTACTGTTGAGAAAAACAAGGGCTTGTAGCTTAGTGGATTAGAGCGTGTGGCTACGGACCACAAGGTCGGGAGTTCGAGTCTCTCCAAGCCCGTTAGATACAATGGCATATACTACAGGAATTAGGAACCTATGGTTCCTAATTCCTTTGGTTTTCTACCCCATCTCCCCCAAGTCCCTAATATAGAACAAGTGTATTTATTTTTTTTTCTGCAAGGGGACTGAGGTTAAATTGAAGTAAACCAGAATTCAAAATAAGAAATAGCGTTGGGCCATAGGTAAAACCGTAGCCGGTTCACAGATTAATAATTCCCCGTCAGCACGCACCTCGTAGGTTTCGGGATTAACTTCCATGCGCGGTAAAGCGTCATTTAGCTTCATACTAGCCTTACTGATATTGCGCGTATTCGACACTGCCACGGCGGTTTTTTTCAGCTTTAACTTCTCAGGAATGCCCGCTTTCATAGCATATTTAGAAACAAATGTCAAGGAAGTTTTGGCGATCGCACCACCAAAAGAGGCAAACATGGGACGCATATAAACCGGTTGGGGTGTGGGAATACTGGCATTAGCATCGCCCATTTGCGCCCAGGCGATTAAACCGCCTTTCAGGACAATTTCCGGTTTTACGCCAAAAAATGCCGGTTTCCAGAGAACCAAATCGGCTAATTTGCCCACCTCGATGG
This portion of the Microcystis aeruginosa NIES-2549 genome encodes:
- the moaC gene encoding cyclic pyranopterin monophosphate synthase MoaC; the protein is MTQEGKEKLSHLDGQGQAQMVDVSEKMPTKRTAIALGQVRMLKTTFEAIEQGNAPKGDVLGTARLAGIMAAKQTSCLIPLCHPLPLQKINVQIIPKAELPGYEIRAEVVTKSETGVEMEALTAVSVAALTLYDMAKALEKSILIENIRLLSKTGGKSDYAKDSLLR